The window AGCGTCTTTGGAACAGGATCCAAGATTTCTGGCATCAGGTCAGatgataaaaaaaacaaatattactTATTTCTTTAGAAAATCTTCTCATGGTCAGATGactgcccacccctgtgctattcTCACGCTTCCCTGTGGCAGATTTGACTGTGCCAAATATATCTAATGCATATGGGGTATATAACAGTCAaacatattgaaaaaaaaaacggTGCTTGTatgtgaaagagacagagagagattggactaggagtcaggaaaTCTTGCAGTATTATAGCCATTTTGCAGATAGGATCATTGAGGCCAAGTGTGGGTGAGGGAATGATTTCCttggtgtctcagtttccccatgtgttaaGGAGGATATTCCCCTATTGCACATGGGGGCTGAGGCACAGCagagtgttgtgaggcttagttCATGATTGTTTGTCTAATGCTCTGAGATATCAAATGGAAGATGCCAGGGAAGAGCAAAAcgactatttattattattattattattgttgtacaGATTTGCCAGACCATCATAGGAGGAATTGAGAttgcccagaaaaaaaaaaaaaaagatttaagacTTTTAAAGAATGACAGAGGAAACAAAATCTCTATAAAAGATGGAGAGAAAAGCATTTTGAACTGTATCTTCCTTAAAAAGATCCCCTCCCCAAAAACGTGTTTTCCCTTTTGATTTTGATTTCAGTTGCCTGAAAATTGACAAGCACTGTATTCATCTAAGCACGGtttaatgtcaatgaaaatgtTTAGTCTCTCGAATTCTGGACTTTTCCCTTTACAGCTTCTTTTTGGGCACAGGAAAGTGGGGGACATTTTCCCTTCCTGGGAGCTGTCTTCTGTGCTTAATTTCACCACAGCCTGGGAAAAGGCAGCATATTGAGATGTTGACGTTCTCAACATCAGGCACAAGTTTGATTATAATGACGGCGAACGCTTTCCCACGTTCTTATCCTGTTCTTCCAAGGCCAGTCCCTATTGTGTAACACGCTCCCCAGTCCACCTGCTCCGTTGGGAGCAGAGTATTATCCCCAGGCAATTCACAGTCAATTTACCATGCTGTAATAGATGCTTTCTCTATTGTCCTGATAAATGCATGGATTGGCTAGTGAGTGTGGGAAACTCAAAGAAGCTTAGGACCCAGACATTTGTATGCAGCTTATGGGTATAAATAGAAGAGCTTTCCAGCTCCTTTCTGCACTGGCTAAACAGCAAGATTGGAAGTGAAACCTGCACTTGAAAGTTTGGGATAATGGCACCCAATACTTTCTCACTGGAAATCTTAACATCCAAAGAGAAAAACAGAGTAAGTATCCACTGCATATTGCAACATGCACTGACTAAAGGGCAAGTGGCTGATACAGCCTGAGCTGCTTACACAGAGAAGATGGGAAATGGATGGAAAAGAGAAATGTGTCACTAactttctctcccctcttgtgtTACAGCTGAGGAAGCCGATTGTAGAGAAGCTGCGCCGGGACCGGATTAACAGCAGCATCGAGCAGCTGAAACTCCTGCTGGAGAAGGAGTTCCAGAGACACCAGCCCAACTCCAAGCTGGAGAAAGCCGACATCCTGGAGATGACTGTCAGCTACCTGAAATACAGTCAAAGTAAGTGCCTTCCCCTTTGCTTCTGAATAACTCCCCGGTGCTGCATTTATCCCTGGTCCAAACTCCAGCCTAGATGTCCCTATCTAAAACCCATCTCCGTCTTTTCTCTCTTCCCAGCTTTTGCATCCTCTTCTACAAGCCTGCAGCAGGATTACAGTGAAGGCTATTCCTGGTGCCTCAAAGAGGCTCTGCAGTTCTTGTCTCTCCATTCTGCGAACACGGAAACCCAGATGAAACTGCTGTGCCACTTCCAGAGGCCTCAAGTTACAGCCAAGGACTCAAATTCTCCAGCTTCATCCTCTGCAGCCCACCAAATGTCTGCAAAACAAGCAGCACTGAAACCCACCAGCAGCCTTTGGAGGCCTTGGTAGATTAGAAGGACTTTTGTATGGTTTCTGGACATTCACTCATATTCCAGAGGAGACTGTGACTTGCTGTACAAGTCCTCTCACTCCTCTAATGAGTAGGGAAGAATACTTTCCTTTTATAGAGCATACTAATGCTTGGATGTCAGTTTCCCTTCTCCTAGAAGGATCTAAATGCTCCCACCACGTGGAGAGGTAGCTATTCTAAAAGAATGTGCAAAGTAATCCTCATAGTAGGATGACTGAGCAGTTGTTCAAAAGGGAAcgtttaatgtttttttaacctTGCTGAGGTTTTTGAGTGTGTGTTTAGAAAGAAGTAACTTCTAGGAAGTTTAGGCtacagttttcaaaagtgtccactcAACTGGAGTGCCTCTGTTTTTAGTGGCCCAACCTGAGACTCATAGAACATTGATTTTCGAAGCGTGCAGCATCCCACTCCACTTGATTTCAACTGGAATTGTGGGAGTTCAACACTTGTGAAAAATCAATGTCCTACGAATCACAAGGTGAGCATCCAATCTTAGTGGGCACCgttgaaaatctggctctcatGTTGTTGTTGTAAGAGGTTCTATAATGTTTATAGAGTTTATTGAGTGTACTTGGAAAAATGTTACACCATAACTCAAGCTATGTAGAGGAGATTCTTCAGGAGCAGAGTACTGTTTCTTATGTTCAGGATATGCAATGCCTTTTATAAAGGCAGTAACTTGTTTTGTATCCTCATAGGAAGGAAAGTATCGGCTTGTGTTGTCGGTTTTACGAGAAATATTTAGCAAAAGTCTTTCATGAAAGGCAACCGTACAAGTTATATTTACATTTTTGGTACCATAATGTTATGGGAGATAGTCTATTCACTATAATCCTCAGAGGATGCTGTGACGTGTATGTGTCAGGTGATGCTGTGACGTGTATGTGTCAGGTGCACTGATTGTATGATCTGTGTTTGAAaccattttgaatttcaaaagtTGCAGAAACTTTGCACactgttaaaataaaatctaattaCTGAATCTATATGTAGCAAGTCATTCTCTCCAGTGTAGAAATCCCTAACTGATGCCCCTTTGACAGAGGCTTCACAGGATAGTGCTGTTTAAAGAACTGACATAAGAGACCTCACAATAGTTACACAAAGATCATAGTTCAGCTGTGGAGCAACCCAGGTTGGCCAAGTTTGGTCTGAGGCACTGTAATTTGAATGACTCCTATTGATTAACATACAGAATGGCACTGACAAGATCCAGAAGGAgccataggcctggtctacactaggtgcgggaatcgatctaagatatgcaacttcagctacgagaatagcctcgacatatcttagatcgacttagattgacttacttcgtgtcctcgcagcacgggatcgacggccaccgctcccccgtcgactccgcttccgcctctcgccctggtggagttccagagtcgatggggagcgcgttcggggatcgatgtatcgtgtctagatgagacgcgatatatcgatccccgatagatcgatcactacccgccaatccaggtagtgtagacatacccatagtcagCCTTCCACAGCTGTGAGGAAAGCGTGAATAGGGATTACTCGTGTGATTAAGGGTTTGCAAGACCAAGCACACACTATCCAGAGTCAGAGGATTTCTTTAATTCAGAGGTGTCTGCCTTTGGGTTTAATAAGGCAAATCCACTGTACTCATGGCTGGTATCCCTGTGTTGTTGAGACTGGGCCAGGAGACAGTGAGGGGAAAGCAAAGCCCTCGCTAAGAGGAAGAGTCCAATAAATGATTCTATAGCAGACTTCTCATAGATCTCATATTCATTTAACAAGGCTGCTCACAAATTACTTCAAAGACTGAGACACTTAACTTTAGTACTGTACTTTTAACTGATCCTTTTGCGGCTTCTTATTCACACTCTAGATATACCCctttaacaaacaaaataaaataccttGCAGACATCCAACAATAATATTAAGCCTTTACATATTATGATTCCCACTTTAGATATAGAAGAACTGAGACAGAGATTAAAGTAAAAATATTCTAAACAAGCCTCTAATCTTCAGATGCCCAACTTCAGACGTCTAAGACCTGATTTTCCAAGGTGATAAATATATACagcttcactgacttcaactggagttgtgAGCGCTCAGCACCTTCAGAAATCACTCCCAAAAAATGAAGGCAACCAAACATCAGTAGACACTTAAACCCAAGTGACTTACCCAACATCACAGAAAAGGTGAGTGTCACAGCTAGATTTAACTCAGGAGTTCTTGGGTCTCGGTCCCATATTCAGACTGATAGATCCGGGCTGGCTCGGATGTATCTATGAATGAGAAAAATGAGGGCCGTCATTTTCGAAGCAGATAATCCACTTCAAGTAAGGAAGAAATAACTTCCTAAGTGAAAATAAACCTTGCTAGGTGCTTAATGTTTAATTCCCTTCtttttatatattaaataaatgTGGGGCAGCAACAGTTACTAGTAAGAGATGCAGCGAAATTTAGATCCAATTGGTTTTCCACATAAAGCAGAAATATTTGTAGCTACTTAATTCATCCTTGTGGGGAAAAGCAAGTATATATGGGGCTTGCACCCGCAACACTGATGTGAATGGGAGCAGTATTACGGCCACAGAATGGGAAAATTAGAGGCTACAAAACTCAAACTATATGTTAGGCCAACAAGGTATCCCTTTATTCAGAAAAAAAGGAATACTGGGAGCTATTAAGCGGATGATAACCCTTAACTCTCCCTCACTTCAGTTAAACCCAAATGTATCTTCATTCCGCACCAACCTGCCTTTACCTCATATTTGTTAGTGCAAATGTTTTACCTGAGGATGCAGAAGCATATATGCAAGGAGCTAGAAAATGGTGTTTTCAATAAGGGAATGTATCCCACCTAGAATCACTGAAATTAGAGGTCTGTCAGGTCTCATGTAATGTGTCTCCTACAGCACATTTGCTAGTATTTTGTCTAGTCCTGTATAAATATCTCAATTGTTGGAGTTTCCAGCTGTAAGCTCTATGTATTGCCATTTCTCTTGCAGTTTGCCCTATTGCTAGTTTATGACAGGGAGAGACTTTTGTTTGACTCGGACTTTACCTTCCAACAACTCCCATCTTCTTTAGCCACATTGAACCATCACTCCAGTTTTGACTTATACGTTTTCAGGGAGGGATCATGTGAT of the Chrysemys picta bellii isolate R12L10 chromosome 21, ASM1138683v2, whole genome shotgun sequence genome contains:
- the HES5 gene encoding transcription factor HES-5, with amino-acid sequence MAPNTFSLEILTSKEKNRLRKPIVEKLRRDRINSSIEQLKLLLEKEFQRHQPNSKLEKADILEMTVSYLKYSQTFASSSTSLQQDYSEGYSWCLKEALQFLSLHSANTETQMKLLCHFQRPQVTAKDSNSPASSSAAHQMSAKQAALKPTSSLWRPW